A region from the Acyrthosiphon pisum isolate AL4f chromosome A1, pea_aphid_22Mar2018_4r6ur, whole genome shotgun sequence genome encodes:
- the LOC100169206 gene encoding raf homolog serine/threonine-protein kinase Raf — protein sequence MSFDFEEITSLRNELQNVREVMRLTKCNIHALNGTFATFDHPPPIYLTEYRELTVKLHELEAKEQELLDQVDHPREHRKTRGDKPSTPFVRTIRAYLPNKQRTTIEVKHGETLHMALEKRLQHRKIPLNACVVYRNGTDHQIPWDTQTSTIEYEEIQVKMCWLPIQASFTHDFSKRTSFTTCDHCRQLLFQGYHCRSCGFKFHERCSMGVPVLCIPTRDLNSGNGGNHTIYQNSAGILQLTSDYQSSRRRVLGHGERSSSEPNVCRNMVNMNWDDLAELKRRSQAPSGVPHGFLPHSQSAQASPTNVLRPRPRAKSADESATKKLLRDTGPQESLEDWEIPETDIQMGDCIGSGSFGTVYKANWHGPVAIKALKVKQPTSAQLQAFKNEVSVLKKTRHVNVLLFMGVIRKPNLAIVTQWCEGSSLYRCLHVLEKKFEAMQLISITGQTAIGMNYLHSKSIIHRDLKSNNIFFNDSVVKIGDFGLATIKSKWSGGQQYHQPSGSILWMAPEVIRMQVDNPYSFQSDVYAYGIVLYELLSGQLPYTEINNKDQIIFMVGRGYLRPDLKKVRSDTPAELRKLMENCIKFDREDRPKFKDVAISIQGIIHAMPKLQRTTSEPTLSRSNWSDDYLYPSEANNYRGAAGFI from the exons ATGTCGTTCGACTTCGAGGAGATCACCTCGCTGCGCAACGAGCTGCAGAACGTCAGAGAAGTGATGCGCTTAACCAAGTGCAACATCCACGCGCTGAACGGCACGTTCGCTACGTTCGATCATCCGCCGCCCATCTATTTGACCGAGTACCGCGAGCTCACCGTCAAGCTGCACGAGCTAGAGGCCAAAGAGCAGGAGCTACTCGACCAGGTCGACCATCCCAGGGAACACCGAAAAACCCGGGGTGACAAGCCGTCCACGCCGTTCGTTCGCACTATCCGTGCTTATTTACCTAACAAACAGCGTACCACTATCGAGGTGAAGCACGGTGAAACGCTACACATGGCCCTGGAGAAGCGTTTGCAACACAGGAAGATCCCATTAAACGCCTGTGTTGTCTACCGGAACGGCACTGACCATCAGATACCGTGGGATACTCAAACGTCCACTATTGAATACGAAGAGATACAAGTGAAAATGTGTTGGCTACCCATCCAAGCATCATTTACTCATGATTTTTCAAAGCGTACATCGTTTACAACTTGTGATCATTGTCGTCAACTACTTTTCCAG GGTTATCACTGTCGTTCGTGCGGATTCAAATTTCATGAACGGTGCTCCATGGGAGTGCCCGTACTGTGTATTCCAACTAGAGATTTGAATAGTGGCAATGGGGGAAATCACACAATTTACCAAAACTCAGCCGGTATACTACAACTAACATCTGACTATCAATCTTCGAGACGTCGAGTGCTTGGTCATGGGGAAAGATCAAGTTCAGAACCTAATGTATGCCGTAATATGGTTAACATGAATTGGGACGATTTGGCTGAATTGAAGCGGAGATCACAAGCACCATCTGGTGTACCTCATGGTTTCTTGCCTCATAGCCAAAGTGCCCAAGCATCTCCTACAAATGTATTGAGGCCTAGACCTCGAGCCAAAAGTGCTGATGAAAGTGCAACAAAGAAGTTGCTCCGTGACACAGGTCCTCAAGAATCGTTAGAAGATTGGGAAATACCAGAAACGGATATCCAAATGGGTGATTGTATTGGATCAGGGTCATTTGGTACTGTTTATAAGGCTAATTGGCATGGCCCGGTTGCAATTAAAGCACTCAAAGTCAAACAACCGACTTCTGCACAATTGCaagcatttaaaaatgaagTATCCGTATTAAAGAAAACTAGGCATGTAAATGTTTTACTGTTTATGGGTGTTATACGAAAACCAAATTTAGCTATTGTCACACAGTGGTGTGAAGGATCAAGTCTATATCGCTGTTTACATGTTTTGGAAAAAAA ATTTGAGGCAATGCAGTTGATATCGATTACTGGCCAAACAGCAATTGGTATGAATTATCTCCATTCTAAAAGCATTATACACAGGGATCTAAAAagcaacaatatatttttcaatgattCTGTTGTGAAAATTGGTGATTTTGGTTTGGCTACCATCAAATCAAAATGGTCCGGTGGTCAACAGTACCATCAGCCATCTGGATCGATACTATGGATGGCTCCCGAAGTAATTCGGATGCAAGTAGACAACCCATACAGTTTTCAGTCGGACGTTTACGCTTATGGCATTGTGCTGTATGAATTACTCTCTGGTCAACTGCCTTACacggaaattaataataaagaccAGATAATTTTTATGGTAGGCAGGGGCTATTTACGACCTGATTTGAAAAAAGTCAGGTCAGACACACCAGCTGAGCTGCGCAAATTAATGGAGAACTGTATCAAATTTGATAGAGAAGATAGGCCCAAATTCAAAGATGTTGCTATATCCATACAAGGCATTATACACGCTATGCCAAAACTGCAACGGACGACATCTGAACCTACTTTATCCCGGTCTAATTGGAGCGATGACTATTTGTACCCGTCCGAAGCAAACAACTATAGAGGAGCTGCAGGCTTTATCTAA
- the Cct5 gene encoding chaperonin containing TCP1, subunit 5 (epsilon): protein MSFIPGSLGFDEFGTPFIIIKDQHKQRRLTGIDALKSHIMAARSIAKTLYTSLGPKGLDKMMVSSDGEVTVTNDGATILNMMDVDHEIAKLMVQLSQSQDNEIGDGTTGVVVIAGALLEQAEHLLDQGIHPIRIADGFELAAQSACKHLDSIADSFPVDINNLEPLIKTAMTTLGSKIVNKCHRQMAEIAVNAVIAVADLDKRDVNFELIKVQGKEGGRLEDTMLVKGVVVDKDFSHPQMPKELRNVHLAILTCPFEPPKPKTKHKLDVASVEDYRALRQYEQDTFNDMVKKVKDAGATLAICQWGFDDEANHLLLKHELPAVRWVGGPEIELIAIATGGRIIPRFEEVSKEKLGYAGKVSELSFGTTKDKMLVIEECKNSRAVTIFIRGGNKMIIEEAKRSIHDALCVVRNLVQDNRIVYGGGAAEISCGIAVSTEADKISSIEQYAYRAFADALESVPLALAENSGLSPIDTLTQVRARQIKENNPALGIDCMLVGTNDMKEQNVIETLHSKKQQIILAAQLVKMILKIDDVRVPGENFD, encoded by the exons ATGTCTTTCATACCCGGTTCGTTGGGTTTCGATGAATTCGGTACGCCGTTCATCATCATCAAAGACCAACACAAACAGCGTAGGCTGACTGGCATCGATGCGTTGAAG TCGCATATTATGGCCGCACGGTCTATCGCCAAGACGTTATACACGTCATTGGGTCCAAAAGGTTTGGATAAAATGATGGTGTCATCTGACGGTGAAGTGACTGTTACCAACGATGGTGCCACCATTTTGAATATGATGGACGTTGATCATGAGATCGCTAAGCTCATGGTACAGTTGTCTCAATCTCAAGATAACGAAATCGGTGATGGAACTACTGGAGTTGTAG TGATCGCTGGAGCTTTGCTTGAACAAGCTGAACATTTGCTTGATCAGGGTATACATCCTATCCGAATTGCAGATGGTTTTGAATTGGCCGCTCAGAGTGCTTGCAAGCATTTAGACTCAATTGCTGATTCATTTCCAGTTGATATAAACAACTTGGAACCCCTTATTAAAACAGCAATGACAACTCTGGGATCCAAAAT tgtgAACAAATGCCATCGTCAAATGGCCGAAATAGCCGTAAATGCAGTTATAGCCGTAGCAGATTTGGATAAACGTGATGTCAATTTTGAGTTGATCAAAGTCCAAGGAAAAGAAGGAGGAAGATTAGAAGACACAATGTTAGTTAAAGGAGTTGTAGTTGATAAAGACTTTTCACATCCTCAAATGCCAaaa GAACTGAGAAATGTTCATCTTGCCATCCTCACCTGTCCGTTTGAACCACCTAAGCCAAAGACCAAGCATAAGTTGGATGTAGCTTCAGTTGAAGACTATAGAGCACTAAGGCAATACGAACAAGATACATTTAATGATATGGTTAAAAAGGTGAAAGATGCTGGCGCTACATTAGCAATTTGTCAATGGGGTTTTGATGATGAAGCTAATCATTTGTTATTGAAACACGAATTACCTGCTGTACGTTGGGTTGGTGGACCTGAGATTGaa TTAATTGCAATTGCAACTGGAGGTAGAATCATTCCTCGTTTTGAAGAAGTTTCTAAAGAAAAACTGGGTTATGCTGGTAAAGTTAGTGAACTTTCTTTTGGTACCACTAAAGATAAAATGTTGGTGATTGAAGAATGCAAGAATTCACGTGCTGTCACTATATTTATACGTGGTGGAAATAAAATG ATCATTGAAGAAGCCAAACGCAGTATTCATGATGCTTTATGTGTTGTTCGAAACTTGGTGCAAGATAACCGTATAGTTTATGGTGGTGGTGCGGCTGAAATTTCATGTGGTATCGCTGTTTCTACAGAAGCAGACAAAATTTCTTCTATTGAGCAATATGCATACAGAGCATTTGCAGATGCTTTAGAAAGCGTTCCATTAGCTTTAGCTGAGAACAGTGGATTGTCACCAATTGATACGTTAACTCAAGTTAGAGCCAGACAAATCAAAGAAAATAACCCAGCTCTTGGTATAGATTGTATGCTTGTTGGAACtaatg ACATGAAAGAACAAAATGTTATCGAGACTCTTCACAGCAAGAAACAACAGATTATTTTAGCTGCACAGCTagttaaaatgattttgaaaatagatGACGTCAGAGTTCCGGGAGAAAATTTTGATTAG
- the LOC100160734 gene encoding voltage-gated potassium channel subunit beta-2 isoform X2: MAEAAARHELYTQQQWAHQRAERAERNAERLEREIQAQAASAAASESLAELHYVDSLSGSVQSICKAPIASLDCMADLGSTTEQLCAKLQAAAVKESVDRVSSAAQSPSLTSGLRYRNLGKSGLRVSNIGLATWTTYNTAINEEQLDAVVTAAYNAGINLFDLTEGPQSSEQAETQLGAILKRKNWKRVSYSVITKIHWHYKSEERGLSRKHIIESVRSSVARLELDYIDIVLIQKADPMCPLEEVVRAMDFLVSEGLIMYWGTAKWSPIDVTEMYTACRQLNCSTPILEQSEYHMLCREKVEIYMPELYNKIGVGLMAWSPLAMGLLPSFKDSLRSRSSNRTKASSISWNQDDRKPPSKENNEPLTARNTKEILFSISLIADRLGCSLVQLCIAWTLKNESVQCLLLGAATTHQFYHALHGLQLLPKLNSNVMAELERILDNKPVRPPMVSTLAMR; this comes from the exons ATGGCCGAGGCGGCGGCCCGGCACGAGCTGTACACACAGCAGCAGTGGGCCCACCAGCGGGCCGAACGCGCCGAGCGAAACGCCGAAAGACTGGAGAGGGAGATACAGGCGCAAGCCGCCTCGGCCGCCGCGTCAGAGTCCCTCGCCGAGCTACACTACGTCGACAGCCTGTCCGGGTCCGTTCAATCCAT ATGCAAGGCGCCGATAGCCAGCCTGGACTGCATGGCCGACCTGGGCAGCACCACGGAACAGCTGTGTGCCAAGCTGCAAGCGGCCGCGGTCAAGGAGTCGGTTGACCGGGTGTCGTCCGCGGCGCAGTCGCCTAGCCTGACGTCAGGGCTCCGGTACCGGAACCTGGGAAAGAGCGGCTTGCGCGTGTCCAACATCGGGCTGGCCACATGGACAACATACAACACGGCCATCAATGAAGAACAGCTGGACGCAGTGGTGACGGCCGCGTACAATGCCGGCATCAACCTGTTCGATCTGACCGAGGGTCCGCAGAGCAGCGAACAGGCTGAGACCCAGCTTGGTGCCATACTCAAGAGGAAAAACTGGAAACGTGTGTCGTACAGCGTCATCACCAAAATACATTGGCACTATAA ATCTGAAGAACGAGGGTTGTCACGTAAACATATCATCGAATCGGTTCGATCGTCCGTCGCTAGGCTTGAACTCGACTATATAGACATAGTTCTGATACAAAAAGCCGATCCAATGTGTCCGCTCGAAG AAGTAGTTAGAGCCATGGATTTTCTCGTATCGGAAGGGCTAATAATGTATTGGGGCACAGCTAAATGGTCACCGATCGATGTCACGGAAATGTACACTGCTTGCAGACAATTGAATTGCTCTACACCTATCTTAGAACAATCCGAATACCATATGTTGTGCAGGGAAAAAGTTGAGATTTATATGCCTGAACTGTACAATAAAATCG GTGTGGGTTTAATGGCTTGGTCGCCATTAGCCATGGGATTATTGCCGTCCTTCAAAGACTCGCTCAGAAGCCGATCGTCTAATAGG ACAAAAGCTTCCAGTATCAGTTGGAACCAAGACGATCGAAAACCTCCCAGTAAAGAG aacAACGAACCATTAACAGCAAGAAATACTAaggaaatattgttttcaatttcattAATAGCAGACCGTCTAGGCTGTAGCTTAGTTCAACTGTGTATAGCGTGGACATTAAAAAACGAAAGTGTTCAGTGTCTCTTACTAGGAGCAGCAACTACACACCAGTTTTATCATGCTTTGCACGGACTACAg TTGTTACCAAAACTCAACTCAAATGTAATGGCTGAATTGGAGCGTATACTGGATAATAAGCCGGTACGACCCCCAATGGTATCAACTCTAGCAATGAGATGA
- the LOC100160734 gene encoding voltage-gated potassium channel subunit beta-2 isoform X1: protein MAEAAARHELYTQQQWAHQRAERAERNAERLEREIQAQAASAAASESLAELHYVDSLSGSVQSICKAPIASLDCMADLGSTTEQLCAKLQAAAVKESVDRVSSAAQSPSLTSGLRYRNLGKSGLRVSNIGLATWTTYNTAINEEQLDAVVTAAYNAGINLFDLTEGPQSSEQAETQLGAILKRKNWKRVSYSVITKIHWHYKSEERGLSRKHIIESVRSSVARLELDYIDIVLIQKADPMCPLEEVVRAMDFLVSEGLIMYWGTAKWSPIDVTEMYTACRQLNCSTPILEQSEYHMLCREKVEIYMPELYNKIGVGLMAWSPLAMGLLPSFKDSLRSRSSNRTKASSISWNQDDRKPPSKEVQTNNEPLTARNTKEILFSISLIADRLGCSLVQLCIAWTLKNESVQCLLLGAATTHQFYHALHGLQLLPKLNSNVMAELERILDNKPVRPPMVSTLAMR from the exons ATGGCCGAGGCGGCGGCCCGGCACGAGCTGTACACACAGCAGCAGTGGGCCCACCAGCGGGCCGAACGCGCCGAGCGAAACGCCGAAAGACTGGAGAGGGAGATACAGGCGCAAGCCGCCTCGGCCGCCGCGTCAGAGTCCCTCGCCGAGCTACACTACGTCGACAGCCTGTCCGGGTCCGTTCAATCCAT ATGCAAGGCGCCGATAGCCAGCCTGGACTGCATGGCCGACCTGGGCAGCACCACGGAACAGCTGTGTGCCAAGCTGCAAGCGGCCGCGGTCAAGGAGTCGGTTGACCGGGTGTCGTCCGCGGCGCAGTCGCCTAGCCTGACGTCAGGGCTCCGGTACCGGAACCTGGGAAAGAGCGGCTTGCGCGTGTCCAACATCGGGCTGGCCACATGGACAACATACAACACGGCCATCAATGAAGAACAGCTGGACGCAGTGGTGACGGCCGCGTACAATGCCGGCATCAACCTGTTCGATCTGACCGAGGGTCCGCAGAGCAGCGAACAGGCTGAGACCCAGCTTGGTGCCATACTCAAGAGGAAAAACTGGAAACGTGTGTCGTACAGCGTCATCACCAAAATACATTGGCACTATAA ATCTGAAGAACGAGGGTTGTCACGTAAACATATCATCGAATCGGTTCGATCGTCCGTCGCTAGGCTTGAACTCGACTATATAGACATAGTTCTGATACAAAAAGCCGATCCAATGTGTCCGCTCGAAG AAGTAGTTAGAGCCATGGATTTTCTCGTATCGGAAGGGCTAATAATGTATTGGGGCACAGCTAAATGGTCACCGATCGATGTCACGGAAATGTACACTGCTTGCAGACAATTGAATTGCTCTACACCTATCTTAGAACAATCCGAATACCATATGTTGTGCAGGGAAAAAGTTGAGATTTATATGCCTGAACTGTACAATAAAATCG GTGTGGGTTTAATGGCTTGGTCGCCATTAGCCATGGGATTATTGCCGTCCTTCAAAGACTCGCTCAGAAGCCGATCGTCTAATAGG ACAAAAGCTTCCAGTATCAGTTGGAACCAAGACGATCGAAAACCTCCCAGTAAAGAGGTACAGACA aacAACGAACCATTAACAGCAAGAAATACTAaggaaatattgttttcaatttcattAATAGCAGACCGTCTAGGCTGTAGCTTAGTTCAACTGTGTATAGCGTGGACATTAAAAAACGAAAGTGTTCAGTGTCTCTTACTAGGAGCAGCAACTACACACCAGTTTTATCATGCTTTGCACGGACTACAg TTGTTACCAAAACTCAACTCAAATGTAATGGCTGAATTGGAGCGTATACTGGATAATAAGCCGGTACGACCCCCAATGGTATCAACTCTAGCAATGAGATGA
- the LOC100160734 gene encoding voltage-gated potassium channel subunit beta-2 isoform X4, which yields MADLGSTTEQLCAKLQAAAVKESVDRVSSAAQSPSLTSGLRYRNLGKSGLRVSNIGLATWTTYNTAINEEQLDAVVTAAYNAGINLFDLTEGPQSSEQAETQLGAILKRKNWKRVSYSVITKIHWHYKSEERGLSRKHIIESVRSSVARLELDYIDIVLIQKADPMCPLEEVVRAMDFLVSEGLIMYWGTAKWSPIDVTEMYTACRQLNCSTPILEQSEYHMLCREKVEIYMPELYNKIGVGLMAWSPLAMGLLPSFKDSLRSRSSNRTKASSISWNQDDRKPPSKEVQTNNEPLTARNTKEILFSISLIADRLGCSLVQLCIAWTLKNESVQCLLLGAATTHQFYHALHGLQLLPKLNSNVMAELERILDNKPVRPPMVSTLAMR from the exons ATGGCCGACCTGGGCAGCACCACGGAACAGCTGTGTGCCAAGCTGCAAGCGGCCGCGGTCAAGGAGTCGGTTGACCGGGTGTCGTCCGCGGCGCAGTCGCCTAGCCTGACGTCAGGGCTCCGGTACCGGAACCTGGGAAAGAGCGGCTTGCGCGTGTCCAACATCGGGCTGGCCACATGGACAACATACAACACGGCCATCAATGAAGAACAGCTGGACGCAGTGGTGACGGCCGCGTACAATGCCGGCATCAACCTGTTCGATCTGACCGAGGGTCCGCAGAGCAGCGAACAGGCTGAGACCCAGCTTGGTGCCATACTCAAGAGGAAAAACTGGAAACGTGTGTCGTACAGCGTCATCACCAAAATACATTGGCACTATAA ATCTGAAGAACGAGGGTTGTCACGTAAACATATCATCGAATCGGTTCGATCGTCCGTCGCTAGGCTTGAACTCGACTATATAGACATAGTTCTGATACAAAAAGCCGATCCAATGTGTCCGCTCGAAG AAGTAGTTAGAGCCATGGATTTTCTCGTATCGGAAGGGCTAATAATGTATTGGGGCACAGCTAAATGGTCACCGATCGATGTCACGGAAATGTACACTGCTTGCAGACAATTGAATTGCTCTACACCTATCTTAGAACAATCCGAATACCATATGTTGTGCAGGGAAAAAGTTGAGATTTATATGCCTGAACTGTACAATAAAATCG GTGTGGGTTTAATGGCTTGGTCGCCATTAGCCATGGGATTATTGCCGTCCTTCAAAGACTCGCTCAGAAGCCGATCGTCTAATAGG ACAAAAGCTTCCAGTATCAGTTGGAACCAAGACGATCGAAAACCTCCCAGTAAAGAGGTACAGACA aacAACGAACCATTAACAGCAAGAAATACTAaggaaatattgttttcaatttcattAATAGCAGACCGTCTAGGCTGTAGCTTAGTTCAACTGTGTATAGCGTGGACATTAAAAAACGAAAGTGTTCAGTGTCTCTTACTAGGAGCAGCAACTACACACCAGTTTTATCATGCTTTGCACGGACTACAg TTGTTACCAAAACTCAACTCAAATGTAATGGCTGAATTGGAGCGTATACTGGATAATAAGCCGGTACGACCCCCAATGGTATCAACTCTAGCAATGAGATGA
- the LOC100160734 gene encoding voltage-gated potassium channel subunit beta-2 isoform X3, with protein MLFQFPVNDGGGPQRTSSSSKDDSQQTSLYKCKAPIASLDCMADLGSTTEQLCAKLQAAAVKESVDRVSSAAQSPSLTSGLRYRNLGKSGLRVSNIGLATWTTYNTAINEEQLDAVVTAAYNAGINLFDLTEGPQSSEQAETQLGAILKRKNWKRVSYSVITKIHWHYKSEERGLSRKHIIESVRSSVARLELDYIDIVLIQKADPMCPLEEVVRAMDFLVSEGLIMYWGTAKWSPIDVTEMYTACRQLNCSTPILEQSEYHMLCREKVEIYMPELYNKIGVGLMAWSPLAMGLLPSFKDSLRSRSSNRTKASSISWNQDDRKPPSKEVQTNNEPLTARNTKEILFSISLIADRLGCSLVQLCIAWTLKNESVQCLLLGAATTHQFYHALHGLQLLPKLNSNVMAELERILDNKPVRPPMVSTLAMR; from the exons ATGTTATTTCAATTTCCCGTAAACGACGGAGGCGGTCCCCAGAGGACCAGCAGCTCTAGCAAAGACGACTCGCAACAGACGTCTCTGTATAA ATGCAAGGCGCCGATAGCCAGCCTGGACTGCATGGCCGACCTGGGCAGCACCACGGAACAGCTGTGTGCCAAGCTGCAAGCGGCCGCGGTCAAGGAGTCGGTTGACCGGGTGTCGTCCGCGGCGCAGTCGCCTAGCCTGACGTCAGGGCTCCGGTACCGGAACCTGGGAAAGAGCGGCTTGCGCGTGTCCAACATCGGGCTGGCCACATGGACAACATACAACACGGCCATCAATGAAGAACAGCTGGACGCAGTGGTGACGGCCGCGTACAATGCCGGCATCAACCTGTTCGATCTGACCGAGGGTCCGCAGAGCAGCGAACAGGCTGAGACCCAGCTTGGTGCCATACTCAAGAGGAAAAACTGGAAACGTGTGTCGTACAGCGTCATCACCAAAATACATTGGCACTATAA ATCTGAAGAACGAGGGTTGTCACGTAAACATATCATCGAATCGGTTCGATCGTCCGTCGCTAGGCTTGAACTCGACTATATAGACATAGTTCTGATACAAAAAGCCGATCCAATGTGTCCGCTCGAAG AAGTAGTTAGAGCCATGGATTTTCTCGTATCGGAAGGGCTAATAATGTATTGGGGCACAGCTAAATGGTCACCGATCGATGTCACGGAAATGTACACTGCTTGCAGACAATTGAATTGCTCTACACCTATCTTAGAACAATCCGAATACCATATGTTGTGCAGGGAAAAAGTTGAGATTTATATGCCTGAACTGTACAATAAAATCG GTGTGGGTTTAATGGCTTGGTCGCCATTAGCCATGGGATTATTGCCGTCCTTCAAAGACTCGCTCAGAAGCCGATCGTCTAATAGG ACAAAAGCTTCCAGTATCAGTTGGAACCAAGACGATCGAAAACCTCCCAGTAAAGAGGTACAGACA aacAACGAACCATTAACAGCAAGAAATACTAaggaaatattgttttcaatttcattAATAGCAGACCGTCTAGGCTGTAGCTTAGTTCAACTGTGTATAGCGTGGACATTAAAAAACGAAAGTGTTCAGTGTCTCTTACTAGGAGCAGCAACTACACACCAGTTTTATCATGCTTTGCACGGACTACAg TTGTTACCAAAACTCAACTCAAATGTAATGGCTGAATTGGAGCGTATACTGGATAATAAGCCGGTACGACCCCCAATGGTATCAACTCTAGCAATGAGATGA